A part of Citrifermentans bremense genomic DNA contains:
- a CDS encoding lipid-binding SYLF domain-containing protein, with translation MKTGKIISIATVAAMLLCLWSVTAFARNEAKKVQESADVLTTIMKIPEKGIPPVLLRDAKAIAIIPGVIKGAFVVGGRHGTGVLSVRNQDDSWSDPVFVSITGGSIGWQVGATSTDLILVFKEVKDVDKLLQGKFTLGADAAVAAGPVGRKASAATDVTFQTGILSYSRSRGLFAGVSLEGAALLVDDDANHAYYGKSELTAKDILAGTGLKKAPATVNLQKALTKYSTIK, from the coding sequence ATGAAAACCGGTAAGATCATTTCCATCGCAACGGTTGCAGCAATGCTGCTCTGCCTGTGGAGCGTCACCGCCTTCGCCAGGAACGAGGCCAAGAAGGTCCAGGAGTCCGCCGATGTGCTTACCACCATCATGAAGATCCCAGAGAAGGGGATCCCCCCGGTCCTTTTGCGTGACGCCAAGGCCATCGCCATCATCCCAGGCGTCATCAAGGGGGCCTTCGTCGTAGGCGGCAGGCACGGTACTGGCGTCCTCTCGGTGCGCAACCAGGACGACAGCTGGAGCGACCCGGTCTTCGTGAGCATCACCGGGGGGAGTATTGGTTGGCAGGTGGGAGCGACCTCCACAGACCTGATCCTGGTCTTCAAAGAGGTGAAGGACGTGGACAAACTGCTGCAGGGCAAGTTCACCCTGGGAGCGGATGCGGCGGTCGCGGCCGGTCCGGTGGGACGCAAGGCAAGTGCGGCTACCGATGTAACCTTCCAGACCGGGATCCTCTCCTACTCGCGCAGCCGCGGCCTGTTCGCCGGGGTCTCGCTGGAAGGTGCGGCGCTGCTCGTAGACGACGACGCCAACCACGCCTACTACGGCAAGAGCGAGCTGACGGCAAAGGATATTCTGGCCGGCACGGGGTTGAAAAAGGCGCCGGCGACGGTGAACCTGCAAAAGGCATTGACGAAGTATTCCACCATCAAGTAG
- a CDS encoding cold-shock protein produces MANGTVKWFNDSKGFGFIEQDNGDDVFVHFSAITGDGFKSLAEGDSVTFDVVKGPKGLQAANVARQ; encoded by the coding sequence ATGGCAAATGGTACTGTAAAATGGTTTAACGACAGCAAGGGGTTTGGTTTCATCGAGCAGGACAATGGCGACGACGTGTTCGTCCATTTCTCTGCCATCACCGGCGACGGGTTCAAATCCCTTGCTGAAGGCGATAGCGTCACCTTCGACGTGGTAAAAGGACCGAAAGGGCTTCAGGCCGCCAACGTCGCAAGGCAGTAA